The following is a genomic window from Lysinibacillus sp. G4S2.
AGTGGGGTGCTCTTGGCGGCGCTGAACCTGATCATTTAGAGAAGGTGCGTAAAGAAATTAAAAAATATGGATTATACGCAGAGATTGACGCGAGAGGAACAGAACCAGAGCATTTATCAGAGGTTATCGAAGTAGCACATAAAATTGGAGCAGATGTGATTCGGACGTATTGCTGTCCAGGCAAATATGATAAAGAATTACTAGATCAGGCCCCAAACAATATAAAAAAAGTGGTGCCACTTCTAAAAAAATATCGAATTAAATTAGCTATTGAAAACCATGAGGAAGAAATAGCTGACGAAATTATACAAATTGTCAATGAAGTAAACAGCTATTGGGTAGGAGCTCATTACGATTTTGGAAATTCAATGATGGCATGGGAAGACCCAGTGGAAGCAGCAAGAAAGCTTGCTCCGTATACGTATACAACCCACTTTAAAGATCATATTATCATCGAAGCAAAAGATGGTTATAAAGTGTGCGGTGTTCCGGCAGGACAAGGAAATATCGATTTAGACGAAATCTTTAAAATTATGGTGGAGCATTCCCCATTAACAAGAATTAATATTGAAATGTGCTATCCGTATGTAGCTCAATTTAAAAGGGAAAAAGGTACAGGTGGTGTTTTTGAAGTAGGAGAAGGTGCGTTTAAAGTGGAGAATCCTCCATTTGATCGAAATGTGATCGAGCCAGAAAATTATTACTATCCTGCTGATGAACATTTAGAAGTACTGATTGAAAAACAAATTCAAGGTGCTGAACAATCGATTAAACATGCAGTAGAGCTTAGAGATAAGTATTGTAGATAACGTCAATTTTATTAGAATATTGGCCAAGCGTAGGGTTGATTTCGCCTTGACGTAATGACATATGTTTTATTAAATGACATACTCAATTTTCGGCGATGATTCTGAAAAAATTACAATATTAGGAGGCAATGATGGCTCAGCTATTATTCGAACATATTTATAAAAAATATGATAATGATACAACGATCATAAAAGATTTTAACCTAGAAGTAAATGATGGAGAATTCATCGTTTTTGTAGGACCTTCAGGGTGTGGGAAATCGACAACATTACGTATGATCGCAGGTCTTGAAGAGATTACAGATGGGGACTTTTATATTGATGGAAAGCGTATGAATGATGTTGCACCTAAAGATCGAGATATCGCAATGGTCTTCCAAAATTACGCTCTTTATCCACATATGACGGTTTTCGATAATATGGCATTCGGTTTAAAACTTAGAAAGTATAGCAAAAAAGAGATTGAAGAACGTGTAAAACATGCAGCGGAAATCCTTGGGCTTGAGAATTATTTAGACCGAAAACCTAAAGCACTTTCAGGTGGACAACGTCAGCGTGTGGCATTAGGACGTGCGATCGTTCGGAATGCAAAAGTCTTTTTAATGGATGAACCGTTGTCAAACTTAGATGCCAAGCTACGTGTTCAAATGCGTGCTGAAATTTCGAAATTGCACCACCAATTGCAAACAACAACGATATATGTTACCCATGATCAAATCGAAGCGATGACGATGGCTTCACGTATTGTTGTGTTAAAGGACGGCATCATCCAACAAGTGGGTACACCTAAAGAAGTTTATGATCGACCTGCAAACGTATTTGTAGGAGGTTTTATAGGCTCTCCTGGAATGAATTTCTTTAAAGGAACATTAACAGAAAGTGCTTTTATAGTTGGCGATTGGAAGCTTCAGGTACCAGAAGAGAAGTTAGAGTACTTTAGAAATAACGGATATATGAATAAAGAAATTATCTTAGGTATACGACCAGAAGACTTCAATAATGGTCAAACATCTTTAGACGTATCCGATCAAACGAAAGTAACGGTCAATATTGAAGTATCAGAATTAATGGGATCAGAAACGTATCTCTATTCGAAAAATGATGGTCAATCCTTCGTTGCACGTGTTGACTCCTCAACAGATGTGCATAGCCAATCAAAGATAGACCTTATGGTGAATATGCAGAAAGCTCATTATTTTGATGCTCAAACTGAAAAAAGAATAATTTTATAGATTATTCATTATGGAAGTAGATTTCTATAGAAGAATATAAAAAAGAGGCTAAACAAAACTGGGCAAAACCTAAAAAGCGCGAGAAATCAATTTAGAAACGTTGATTTCTCGCGCTTTTTTGATGTTAAATTCTTTAATTTTGTGTAAAAAAATATGTTTATGTCATAAGCAAAGCAAATGCATGAAGGTAGATGTCGATATTTTTTGAAAGTTGGGTGATAAATTAAAAAAGTTGGGTGATAAATCGATAAAGTTGGTCGATAAACGATCAAAAGTTCTCGATAAATCTGAAAACTGTTTCGTTAAACTCTCAATGCGAACAGAGATACTGTATTTTTTAATATGTTCCGATAAATTGATGAAACATTCCGATAAAATCTGAAATTGTTCCGATAAAACACGAAATTATTCTGATAAATCACTCATCCGCGCTTTGTCGCTGCCGTTACGCTATCGCTCCACTTTCGTCGCAGAGAACTTGTCGCTGCCGTTGCGCCTCGCTCCACTTTCGAGACAGAAAAATGAGCTCCCCACCAGGTATTCTATTGAAAGGCTGAAAGTAAATGACTTTAGAAAAATTCCTTTGATCAAGTGAAGCGGTGCAAACCATCAGTGCAGTCAGATAGTGTTGCATGAAGGTAGATGTCGATATTTTTCGAAAGTTGGGTGATAAATTAAAAAAGTTGGGTGATAAATCGAAAAAGTTAGTCGATAAATCGAAAAAGTTAGTCTACAAACAATCAAAAGTTCTCAAGGTAGTAAATCTCCGGAAATATACTGCTATTAACAGAGAAATAGAGTAAAGAAAATAGAATGACTTAGTCAAACAAGAAAAAAGAGAAATCGAACAGCATCGATTTCTCTTTTTTCTTTAATAGCAGCTAGTTTTATCCTAGCCTCTTTCTTGTGTTGAAAAATAAAATGGTCAAGGAAATCTTTGTGAATGTTGGGGCGCTTTAGATGAAGGTGATTTCAGTTCCAGGCTACTCGCTTTTCCATGGGCGAGCATCGAGCCGCATCCTCCGCTTACGTTGTTGCTGTCGCTTCGCTTTCGCACAGATAAAACAGATTGTTGCTGTCGCTTCGCTTTCGCACAGATAAAACATTGCTGAAGTTTCGTTATATCACTATAAATTAGAGTGATATGCCAGAAGATACATGCTATGTGAAGTAGGTTGATTGGAGTGGAGACTGAGCGACTCCTTGGGGATTAGCGTCGAGGGCACTGAAAAACTCATCAAAATTAAAATTTTTTAACTCAAAAAAAATATCGGGCGCCATTTCATCCTTTTTTAGGAAGGGGTCGTCCGATTTCTTTCATTATTCTTTGCTTTTTTCGTTCATTAGTTTTAAAATTCTCTTCATATTCACGACAAATAGCGTTGCGGCTGCTTGTATTTGCATACCAAATAGACCCGTGGCGTTTGCTTGATTATACCCGTGTCTGTTTTTTATTTCACTATTCTTTGCTTCGATTTTATAGCGTTCTTTTGCCAATTGTTTAAAGGATTCCGTTTCCTGAAACACTTCTTGTTCTATGTGTTCATTTGACAGAAGAGAAACTGAATAACTTTTTGTTTTCGCTCCTTCTTTATAACACCCTTCTTTTAAAGGACAAACTTTACATTTTTCTATATCAAAGAAATATTTTAATTGTGTATTTTGCGTGGAATTCTTACGCTTTTTAATACTTTTACTCTTTGCTAAATGTCCAGCAGGGCACACATATAAATCGGCATCTTTATTAAACTCAAACTTACTTTCTTGCTTCCGTTGACCGTTCGTAATAACAGGATGTAGCCTTGAAATGAGTTGAATCTCTTTCTTTTTTGTGTATAATAAATTCTCTTTACCAGAATACGCTGTATCTCCAAGAATGGTGTTCACTTCTATGCCTGCTTGCTCACTCTTCTCTACTAGCTCTTGTAAATAATTCCCGTCACTTTTTTCACCTGTTGTTACAACTACTGCTGTTATAAGTCTTTCATCACTCATTGCCAAATGTGTTTTATAACCAAAGAAAGGATTCTCTTTAGATTTATAACCGACACGTGCATCAGGATCAGCTGAGTAATTTATTTTAAGCTCATAATCTTCAATAACTTCTTTGAGGACATTTACTTTTTCTTGTACACTTGGTATTTGAGCAATAGCCTTATTTTCTTCTATTATTTGAATGACTTGGTGACAATAGTCCACTTCTTTTTGGATATCTTGAGAAGTCGGTTTAGTGGGAAATTTTGATTTCATTGTTTCATCGAATTGATACACGGCTTTTCGTACCTGTTTTGATTTCTCTTGTAAAAACTCTTTCGGGGACTTCTGTTGGTAGCGTGCCTTCGTATGTGTTGCGTCTACAATCAATGTTTTACTTTTTAAAACACCCTGTGCAATAGCTAGTTCTACGGTTTTGTGAATGAGTAAATCTAACAATTGGACATCTTGTAAACGTAATCGACGGAATTTTGTTAAAGAACTTGCCTCAATAACACCTTCTTCTGGTGCCATATCTAAAAAATATTTAAAGGACATATCATATTTAGAACGTTCTACTACATCAACATCAGAAATATCATAAATTGCCTTAAGTAATAAATATTTGAACATACGAATAGGTGAAATAGCGTAACGACCATTATCTAGACAATATTTAGTCTCTAATTCCTCTAAAACAAAAGTAAAATCAATTAATTCCTTCATTTGACGAAGCATATTATCTTTTGGCACAACTAAATCATAGATTGCCATATGAGGACTAAGAGCAAGCGTTTCTTGTTTGGAAAGCATAAAAAGCACCACCTAAAATGAACAGTATACTAATAATTATAGATGAAAAAGAAAAGGAAGTAGAGAAAAAATTCGCTACTTCCTTTATCTAACCACTTTTTCAGTGCCCTCGATTAGCGTCACAGATGAGACCCTGGAGCGAGCAACGCGAGTGAAGCGGCTCATCGGACGCCCCCAGGAAGCTCTGCTCTGCGCGAAAGCGAAGCGTCAGCGGCCAAAGCGCTCAGTCGGAACGGAAATCAACCCCTCGTTTTGCCGAAGAGCCATACTGTATTTAAAATGAACCTTAATATTATTGAGATAATAGTTTTCAACAACATAAAAAGAGAAAGGTTCTCACTACATCATTACTTTTGTGCAAAATGATTTTATTGAATTAGACCTCTACGTAATGCTTCGGCAACTCCTTGGACACGATTGAAAGCATCAAGTTTGCGAATGGCAGAACGAACATAATCTTGGACAGTAAACTCACTAATACCAATAGATGCTGCCATCTCCTTTGTACTTTCTCCCCAGGACATTTTTTGCAAAACCTCTAACTCTCTTTTACTCAGTTTCTTAGGATTGTTTGAGTAATCGTCTTTGCCGAAAATTTGCCCTAAATGCTCACCGTACAGACCTAAAGAATACATAAGACTATCCTTAACAGTAAAAGTATCTGTACTGCCCATACAAGCATATCCAACTACATGTGAATTGTCACTGAGCGGAACAACAAGCATTTCTGTTGAGACACCATTCGTATATTTTACAGGAATCTCTCGAATTAAATTTGTATCGATATGCTTCGGTTTGCGTTCTTGAATAGCAGCATAAATCGGTGGCATGTTTCGTACATCTTCTCGCCAATCCCTTAAGGAAGAAATCCCTTGCTTGTCTATTCGTAATATACCTTCTCCAACCTTGCTGAGTGTTGAATAGAAATATAGACCTACACGTGAAAATTGGAAAATATCCATGAAACCTCTAACGGCAAGAACTTGCTTATCATCAAGAGAAGTAGCAGAAGAGATCGATTGTATTTGATTTTTAATCGTTGTACTAATAAGCAAAAAGACATACCTCCTCTCACTAAAACTATTAGAATATTCTCATAATATCAAAAATACTGCAGTTTGAAAATGACTAAATTCCTTTTTCCATGTTATTAATGAGGTTTATGTATATATAATGCTGAAATTGTTAATTTGAAACCCCCTATTTTTAGGGATATGTAAAAAGAGAAGAGCAAGTTATGATGAAAATGTAAACCCTTACATTGCGAGGGAGCACGGTGTAAGTGCAGGTATGATGTACATCATTTCCACAGTGTTGACTATTACTTTGAAAAGTAGGTGAGAGAAATGAATAATTCTTTTTCGGAATTTCATTTAAGAACCGCTATCTCAAGTGGAGAAGGTTCAAGGAAGCAACTTTTACAAATGATTCATGGGTTAGGTGGCAAAAGAGTTTTATTAGTAACAGATAAAGGGCTAGTTCAAGCAGGAATTACTAATGAAATCATTGATTTGTTTCAGGGGCCAGATAGTTTTATAGAATTGGTTGGTATTTTTGATGCTATCGAACAAGATGCCAAAGCCCAAAATATTACGAAGGCGGTTCAATTTTTTAAAGATCAGCAGGCAGATACGTTGGTTGCACTTGGCGGAGGAAGCGTGCTAGATGCAGTGAAAGGGATTAAGTGGTTGCTTGGGAAAGAAAGTGATGATATGGAGGGGCTATTGCTAAATAGTGTAAGAGAGTTTCCTCCAGAAGCAAAGCCAAGTAGCGTTCCACACATAGCCATCCCAACTACTGCTGGAACAGGCGCAGAAGTATCGCCAATGGCAGTTATTTTCAATGAAAAATTAGGTGCAAAATTTGTTGTAAGAACACCTTATTTAAATGCAGATATTGCTATTTTAGATCCAGAGTTAACGGTTGGATTGCCTCCTCGGATAACGGCATTTACAGGAATGGATGCATTAACACATGCAATTGAGGGGTACTTTTCAACAACTGCCACACCATTCACAGATTCGTATGCATTGCATGCAGCTCAAATAATTGCAGAAAATCTACCGAAAGTAGTGAAAGATGGGGCCAATGTAAAAGCACGTGAAAATATGCTAATAGCCAGTGCGATGGCAATTACTGCTTTTGGCTTTGGTAATAATGGCGTGCCTGTACATAATATGGCGCATGTCTTTGGAGCAAAATTTAGAATTCCACATGGATTAGCAAATGCTGTTCTTTTACCGAATGTAATGGCTGCCATTCCTTCACTCTATTTGCCAAAAATTAAAGGCTTCGCAAAAGCGTTAGGAATCGAAAATTCATCATCAGATGATTTGGAATGTTTAAGGGAAGTTATTCAGTTCATTCGAGATTTACGCGATGAAATAGAGATGCCAGAAACATTTTCTGAATTCGACATCCAACCTTCCGCGCTAGAGTCAATTGTTCAAGAAGTCCAAAACGATTCAGCTGCAGGAAAGTTTCTGATCCCAGCAGAAATTATTTTGAAGGTAACCAATGAAGTTTCAGCTGTAACATCGCGTAAAGTTGAACAATGATTAGGGAAAAGAGGTGAAGAACATATGCTGGACCCTCAGGCAAAAGTATTTTTAGATACTTTGAAAGGAAGACCGTCAAACTCGACGTTAACGGTTGAAGAAAATCGGGCAAAAAACAAAGAACTTCGCAAACTGGCAGGCCCTACTGAATCTGTAGCAGAGGTGCGTGACTATATGATTCCAGTAGAAGGTGGCGAAATTGGACTGAGGATTTATAAGCCAGAAGGTGAAGGTTTATTTCCTATTTTTATCTACATTCATGGTGGGGGATGGGTTTTAGGAGATCTTGAAACAGTAGATGTGCCCTGTCGGAATATCGTAAATAAAGCAAACTGTATCGTAGTATCTGTAGACTATCGTTTAGCTCCCGAGCATAAATTTCCAACGCCATTAATGGATTGCTATGCAGCGGCAAAATGGGTGTTTGAACATGCACATGAATTAAATGGAGATTCTGAAAAAATAGCTGTTGGCGGAGATAGTGCAGGTGGGAATTTGGCAGCAGCAGTTACAATGATGGCGCGAAAAAGTGGAGAATTTAATTTTGTGTCACAAGTATTAATTTATCCAGTGGTGGATTTCTCTTTTAATACCGATTCGTATAAAGAAAATGGAAAAGATTATTTTTTAACATATGAGAGTATGGTGTGGTTTTCACAAGCATATTTGGAGAAAGAAACGGATAAAGGAAATATTTATGCAGCACCGTTACTTGCAGAAGATTTGACCAAATTACCTCCAGCGTTAGTCATCACAGCAGAATATGATCCTTTACGTGATGAAGGATTAGCATATGCAGAGCGACTAAAATCCGCAGGTGTTCCAGTAACATCGACATGTTATAAAGGCATGATACACGGATTCTTTTGGATGAGTGGAATTTTAGAACAAGGAAAAGAAGCGGTAAATGAGGTTGCTACCTATCTAGCAAACAATTTCAATAAATTAAACGTTTTCGGAAAAGAGGAGATAACATGACCAATACAAATAAGGGAGTAAATGTAGACGCAATTGTTATTGGAGCGGGCTTTGCAGGATTATATATGGTTCACCGTTTAAGAGAAGCGGGATTTTCAGTGCAGGCTTTTGAAGCAGCACCAGATGTAGGTGGCGTTTGGTATGCCAATAGATATCCTGGAGCGAGATGTGACTCAGAAAGTATTATTTATAACTACACATTCTCAGAGGAATTAATTCAGGAATGGACATGGACTTCTAGATTCCCGGAGCAAGCAGAAATTTTAAAATATTTGAGTTTTGTAGCAGATCGCTTAGATTTACGTCGTAGTATTCAGTTTAATACACGCATTGCAGCAGCACATTATGATAAAAAGCAAAAAAAGTGGCTTATTTATACGGATGAGGGAGAGAAATTAACTGCAAAGTATTTTATCACGGGTGTAGGTTGTTTATCTGCCTCGAATATTCCGAACTTTAAAGGCTTAACTAGCTTTCAGGGGCAAGCGTATCATACAGGACATTGGCCACATGAAAAGGTAGATTTTACAGGGAAACGAGTTGGTTTAATTGGGACAGGCTCAAGTGGAATCCAAGCTACGCCAGTGATTGCACAAGAAGCGGAACATCTTACTGTTTTCCAACGAACGCCAGCATATAGTACGCCTGCGAGAAACTATCCGTATGATCCAGAATTTCTGAAACAGGTGAAGGAAAACTACGCTGACATTCGTCAAAAAATTCGCTGGTCTAAAATGGGATATCTTCATACGATTGTGAATGATCGTTCCGCCCTTGAAGATTCACCGGAACAACGTAATGAAGAATATGAAAAGATTTGGGAACGAGGCGGCTTAGGGTTTAGTCAAACGTATAATGATCTTTTAGTCGATGAGGCTGCCAATGAAACAGCAAGTGAATTTATTCGCTTAAAAATTGCTGAAACAGTGAAAGATCCAAAAGTAGCTGAAAAATTAAAACCAAGTTATTACTACTCGGCTAAACGACCAGTATTGGATACAAATTATTACGAAACATTTAATCGTGAGAACGTCACTCTAATTGATGTGAAATCTTCTCCAATTGTAGAAGTGACACCAAAAGGCTTAAAAACTTCTGAGCAGGAACATGAATTAGATATTCTTGTTTTTGCGACAGGTTATGATGCAATGACAGGTCCGTTATTTAAAATTGATATTCGTGGTAAAAACGGTGTATCACTGAAAGAAAAATGGGAAGACGGTACTCAAACAAGAACTTATTTAGGGCTTACAACTGCAGGATTTCCGAATATGTTTATGATTACTGGACCTGAAAGCCCATCTGTACTTTCCAATGTGCCTATATCAATTGAGCAACATGTAGAGTGGATTGGTGATTGCATGGAGCATATGCGTGAGCAAGGGATTGAAACGATTGAAGCGAAAGTAGAAGCGGAAGAAGCTTGGAGTAAGCATTGCTTTGAGTTAGCGCAAAAAACGCTTATGACAAAAGTAGACTCATGGTACACAGGAGCAAATATAGAAGGGAAATCTCGAGGATTCCTCATTTATGTAGGCGGTGTAGGTGAATATCGCAAAATTTGTGATGAAGTAGCTGCTAAAAACTACGAGAGTTTTAACCTAACTCTCAAAACAGAAAAGATACCACTTTCGTAAAATGGTGTACGTTTTTTATGACGTCTATTATGAGCAGAGGATGTGTTAGCTATGTATATTAATGGGAAGTGGATTACGACAGATACGTTGTTTGATGTTCATAATCCAGCAACTGGAGAAAAGGTGGATTCGGTATATTTTGTAGGTGAAAAAGAAACAGAGGACGCAATTAAGGCAGCAGAAAAGGCCTTTAAAGAATGGTCTTCACTTGCCGCAGAGCAACGAAGCTCATATTTATGGAAAATAGTCGAAAAGCTCAAAGAACAAAGAGAAGCATTTGCTCAAATCATTACGAAAGAAATGGGGAAAACCATTCATCATGCGAGGCAAGAGGTTGCTTCAAGTATAGCTTTCTTTCAATGGTATGCCGAAGAGGCTCGTAGAATTTATGGTGATATTGTTCCTGCATCAGCCGCTAATAAACGTATTCAAGTAATTAAGCAACCTGTAGGGGTAGTTGGAGCGATTACACCTTGGAATTTTCCGTTGTCGATGGCTGCGAGAAAACTGGGACCTGCTTTAGCAACGGGCTGCACGATTGTTTTGAAACCGTCTAAAGAAGCGCCGTTATCGTCTATTGCACTTTTTAAAATCTTTGATGAAATTGACCTTCCTGAAGGGGTAGCGAATTTAGTGATGGGTAGTTCCGGCCCTATTGCAAATACATTGATGAAAAGTAAAGCCGTTAAAAAAATTTCATTTACAGGATCTACAGAAGTAGGAAAAGTGTTAATTGGCCAATCCGCAGAAACGGTAAAACGTGTATCGATGGAGTTAGGTGGACACGCTCCGTTTATCGTTTTTGATGATGCAGATCTTGAATTAGCGGTTGATGGACTGATAAAAAGTAAATTCGGTTCTAATGGCCAACAATGTGTTTGTCCAAATCGTATTTATGTACAAGAAAAAATTTATGATGAATTTTCGGAAAAGTTAAATAAAAGAGTTCGAAATATTCAGGTTGGTAACGGATTAGATGAAGGAAATGACATGGGACCTTTAATCAATGCGGAAGCACTTGAAAAAGTTCACGAACAAGTTGAAAATGCGGTGGGGTTAGGTGCTAGCATTTTAAATGGCGGAAGAAAATTATCGGATGGTCAGTATGCTCAAGGATATTTTTATGATCCAACAGTTTTAGCTAATGTTACAGATGACATGCTAATCGTAAAAGAAGAGACATTTGGGCCTGTTATTCCATTGATTAAATTCCAAACAGAGGAAGAAGTAATTCAACGAGCAAACGATATTGAATATGGATTAGCTTCGTATTTTTATACTACGGATTTATCCCGCAACTATAGGGTTTCTGAACAATTGGACTATGGGATGGTTGGGGTGAATGATGCATTACCATTCGCAGTTCAGGCACCATTTGGTGGTGTAAAAGAAAGTGGAATGGGCCGAGAAGGTGGCAAGTACGGCTTAGAGGATTATTTAGATATCAAGATGATTTCTGTGCAAATTTAGGATTACTACTAAAATCTGTTCTTGAAAGTAGGTTGAAAAGCACATTCTTTTGTGGGAGGTCACGTCCTCCCGTAGCGGAATGTGCAGTCAAGTACATATTTTGGTGAAGAGCCCAAATTTCAAAATAATAGCTTTATATAAATTTATTCCACGAAATCAAAAAGTGGAATTACCACCTTTTTTTCCGTGACACAAAGTTTTTACTAACCATGTAGGAGGAGTGCTTATGCGGTGGATTGTACTCGGTATTCTGTTTTTGGGGTTTTTAATTAACTTTGCTGATAAAAGTGTAGTTGGTCTGGCCTCGGTACCCATAATGGATGAATTAGGATTGTCCTATGCGCAATGGGGCATCATTGGCAGTAGCTTTTTTTGGATTTTTCCTATTGCTGCCATTGTAATT
Proteins encoded in this region:
- a CDS encoding sugar phosphate isomerase/epimerase family protein → MKLGLETETYHLLFQNGRMDIFDFIRKTAEHGLDGVMINVIAYPGDKYLHPKWGALGGAEPDHLEKVRKEIKKYGLYAEIDARGTEPEHLSEVIEVAHKIGADVIRTYCCPGKYDKELLDQAPNNIKKVVPLLKKYRIKLAIENHEEEIADEIIQIVNEVNSYWVGAHYDFGNSMMAWEDPVEAARKLAPYTYTTHFKDHIIIEAKDGYKVCGVPAGQGNIDLDEIFKIMVEHSPLTRINIEMCYPYVAQFKREKGTGGVFEVGEGAFKVENPPFDRNVIEPENYYYPADEHLEVLIEKQIQGAEQSIKHAVELRDKYCR
- the ugpC gene encoding sn-glycerol-3-phosphate ABC transporter ATP-binding protein UgpC, producing the protein MAQLLFEHIYKKYDNDTTIIKDFNLEVNDGEFIVFVGPSGCGKSTTLRMIAGLEEITDGDFYIDGKRMNDVAPKDRDIAMVFQNYALYPHMTVFDNMAFGLKLRKYSKKEIEERVKHAAEILGLENYLDRKPKALSGGQRQRVALGRAIVRNAKVFLMDEPLSNLDAKLRVQMRAEISKLHHQLQTTTIYVTHDQIEAMTMASRIVVLKDGIIQQVGTPKEVYDRPANVFVGGFIGSPGMNFFKGTLTESAFIVGDWKLQVPEEKLEYFRNNGYMNKEIILGIRPEDFNNGQTSLDVSDQTKVTVNIEVSELMGSETYLYSKNDGQSFVARVDSSTDVHSQSKIDLMVNMQKAHYFDAQTEKRIIL
- a CDS encoding NAD(P)/FAD-dependent oxidoreductase gives rise to the protein MTNTNKGVNVDAIVIGAGFAGLYMVHRLREAGFSVQAFEAAPDVGGVWYANRYPGARCDSESIIYNYTFSEELIQEWTWTSRFPEQAEILKYLSFVADRLDLRRSIQFNTRIAAAHYDKKQKKWLIYTDEGEKLTAKYFITGVGCLSASNIPNFKGLTSFQGQAYHTGHWPHEKVDFTGKRVGLIGTGSSGIQATPVIAQEAEHLTVFQRTPAYSTPARNYPYDPEFLKQVKENYADIRQKIRWSKMGYLHTIVNDRSALEDSPEQRNEEYEKIWERGGLGFSQTYNDLLVDEAANETASEFIRLKIAETVKDPKVAEKLKPSYYYSAKRPVLDTNYYETFNRENVTLIDVKSSPIVEVTPKGLKTSEQEHELDILVFATGYDAMTGPLFKIDIRGKNGVSLKEKWEDGTQTRTYLGLTTAGFPNMFMITGPESPSVLSNVPISIEQHVEWIGDCMEHMREQGIETIEAKVEAEEAWSKHCFELAQKTLMTKVDSWYTGANIEGKSRGFLIYVGGVGEYRKICDEVAAKNYESFNLTLKTEKIPLS
- a CDS encoding NAD-dependent succinate-semialdehyde dehydrogenase, whose amino-acid sequence is MYINGKWITTDTLFDVHNPATGEKVDSVYFVGEKETEDAIKAAEKAFKEWSSLAAEQRSSYLWKIVEKLKEQREAFAQIITKEMGKTIHHARQEVASSIAFFQWYAEEARRIYGDIVPASAANKRIQVIKQPVGVVGAITPWNFPLSMAARKLGPALATGCTIVLKPSKEAPLSSIALFKIFDEIDLPEGVANLVMGSSGPIANTLMKSKAVKKISFTGSTEVGKVLIGQSAETVKRVSMELGGHAPFIVFDDADLELAVDGLIKSKFGSNGQQCVCPNRIYVQEKIYDEFSEKLNKRVRNIQVGNGLDEGNDMGPLINAEALEKVHEQVENAVGLGASILNGGRKLSDGQYAQGYFYDPTVLANVTDDMLIVKEETFGPVIPLIKFQTEEEVIQRANDIEYGLASYFYTTDLSRNYRVSEQLDYGMVGVNDALPFAVQAPFGGVKESGMGREGGKYGLEDYLDIKMISVQI
- a CDS encoding LuxR C-terminal-related transcriptional regulator; the encoded protein is MLISTTIKNQIQSISSATSLDDKQVLAVRGFMDIFQFSRVGLYFYSTLSKVGEGILRIDKQGISSLRDWREDVRNMPPIYAAIQERKPKHIDTNLIREIPVKYTNGVSTEMLVVPLSDNSHVVGYACMGSTDTFTVKDSLMYSLGLYGEHLGQIFGKDDYSNNPKKLSKRELEVLQKMSWGESTKEMAASIGISEFTVQDYVRSAIRKLDAFNRVQGVAEALRRGLIQ
- a CDS encoding iron-containing alcohol dehydrogenase; this encodes MNNSFSEFHLRTAISSGEGSRKQLLQMIHGLGGKRVLLVTDKGLVQAGITNEIIDLFQGPDSFIELVGIFDAIEQDAKAQNITKAVQFFKDQQADTLVALGGGSVLDAVKGIKWLLGKESDDMEGLLLNSVREFPPEAKPSSVPHIAIPTTAGTGAEVSPMAVIFNEKLGAKFVVRTPYLNADIAILDPELTVGLPPRITAFTGMDALTHAIEGYFSTTATPFTDSYALHAAQIIAENLPKVVKDGANVKARENMLIASAMAITAFGFGNNGVPVHNMAHVFGAKFRIPHGLANAVLLPNVMAAIPSLYLPKIKGFAKALGIENSSSDDLECLREVIQFIRDLRDEIEMPETFSEFDIQPSALESIVQEVQNDSAAGKFLIPAEIILKVTNEVSAVTSRKVEQ
- a CDS encoding alpha/beta hydrolase; this translates as MLDPQAKVFLDTLKGRPSNSTLTVEENRAKNKELRKLAGPTESVAEVRDYMIPVEGGEIGLRIYKPEGEGLFPIFIYIHGGGWVLGDLETVDVPCRNIVNKANCIVVSVDYRLAPEHKFPTPLMDCYAAAKWVFEHAHELNGDSEKIAVGGDSAGGNLAAAVTMMARKSGEFNFVSQVLIYPVVDFSFNTDSYKENGKDYFLTYESMVWFSQAYLEKETDKGNIYAAPLLAEDLTKLPPALVITAEYDPLRDEGLAYAERLKSAGVPVTSTCYKGMIHGFFWMSGILEQGKEAVNEVATYLANNFNKLNVFGKEEIT
- a CDS encoding IS1182 family transposase; the protein is MLSKQETLALSPHMAIYDLVVPKDNMLRQMKELIDFTFVLEELETKYCLDNGRYAISPIRMFKYLLLKAIYDISDVDVVERSKYDMSFKYFLDMAPEEGVIEASSLTKFRRLRLQDVQLLDLLIHKTVELAIAQGVLKSKTLIVDATHTKARYQQKSPKEFLQEKSKQVRKAVYQFDETMKSKFPTKPTSQDIQKEVDYCHQVIQIIEENKAIAQIPSVQEKVNVLKEVIEDYELKINYSADPDARVGYKSKENPFFGYKTHLAMSDERLITAVVVTTGEKSDGNYLQELVEKSEQAGIEVNTILGDTAYSGKENLLYTKKKEIQLISRLHPVITNGQRKQESKFEFNKDADLYVCPAGHLAKSKSIKKRKNSTQNTQLKYFFDIEKCKVCPLKEGCYKEGAKTKSYSVSLLSNEHIEQEVFQETESFKQLAKERYKIEAKNSEIKNRHGYNQANATGLFGMQIQAAATLFVVNMKRILKLMNEKSKE